The nucleotide window AcaaatttcaaatcaatttgattttcagtAAGAGTATCCTCAACTGTACCGATTTTTAAGTTTCTCCATTATTGTCTTCTCGTGCTTTTTACTGATACATATGGAACAGGGTCCATCTGATAGTGTTGGTGTTTCTCATACTAAGAATAAATCCAAGCGATTGCATGACCCATTAGCAATGAAGGACAAGATTGTtgtcaaaccaaaaaaaaaaagttggagaAACCCCCCCAAATAAAGGAAGAAAAGTGACATATGTTGTTTCCAGACCCACACTTCCTAAGGTATGTGTTTAaacaaacttttatatttttatggttTTGTTATGGTGTTGGTTGTGTTTGGACTGAAATTGTTAAAATTCAATTACAGTGAAGATACATTACTTATCAATTCAATGTTTTAATAGTATATTAGAACAATATCGATTTGTAATTGGTaaatttagttttacattgatgCATGTGGTTTGTGAAATCGAATTAAGAGTCATTTAACAATGAAGACAGATTCACTAATTTTATCATTCATGTATCttcaatcatgttaatttcaaaTTCAGTAAAAGCATCATGTGTTGTACAATTTTGAAGGTGTATCAGTTCATGATTTTGTTTGTTGATGCATATGATGTATCTGATACATTCATATAATTCCTTAAAAATGAATGCATGATACATATATGTATTGAAATTCATGTACAATATACTGTTAGTGTCCTTTACAATTTGTTCCTGAAAATAATTCAAGTATTTGGTTGGTTGGGCTGATGTTAATTACTCATGTATCTTATGCATTTGACGACGTGTTTGATATGATGTCATTATAAAACTATAATGTATTTACTGAATTTACAAATTATCTTCAATGTATCATTCTCTCTTAATTACATCATTTGTTTGAGATTAGACAAgtacaattatatattttgtttttctgtATAAACAGGGCATGAATTATGTTATCGAAAAAATACCAGCACATCCATTGAGATTTGGAGCAAcgttcaattttgattttgtgaaTGAAATCAAAAAGTCCATAAATGAAGAAGGCGTTGAAATGttcaagaatataatttttGGACCATATTTGAACATTCCGAAATGTAATTTCCAGGGCCAGATTACTAAGTGCTTGATGTTGTTGGAGGTGCAATATGATAACAAAGATGTATTGCATATTCGACATGCTAACGAGACTGTATTGCAGTTTAATATAAAGGAATTTGCCATTGTAACTGGCCTTAAATGCAAAGGAAATGTGACCGATTTTTCATATCCGGAATCCACTCCGAGCCGGTTACTACAAAGGTATTTCCCTGATTCAACTGCAGGTATAACCAAGAGTCGCTTGATACAACGTTTTGTAATGGGTAATTGGGATACCACATAGGACGTCGTTCAGATGGCAATCTTATACTTCATCAATATTTTCATGTTATGCCATCTTAGTGAGACCTCCATAAAGATTGAAGAATTTCTAGTGGTTAAAGATGGTACGTATGAATTGTATCCTTGGGGAAAGATTGCATTCGACAAGCTAATTACATCACTCATGCAAGACTTCAACCAAAGCAAACAGATGTATCACTTATTTGGTATGCCTTATGCACTCTATGTATGGACTTACGAATGTGCATCTAGTATAAATCCAGAGATTGTTGTTAAAGTAGCAAATGGTATTCCCAGGATTTGTAATTGGACTGTTGTGGCTATAAAGCCAAAATATGAAAAGTTTATGTCCAGCATTTTCTCTGAGGTAACATTACTTTTAAATTTGCAATTAACTGTTTTTCAATAAgctttctaatttattttatttgtaaataacAATTTTTGTATGATACATAATATTGTATAACATTCAACCATTTTAAAATGCAGAATGCATGTTCAAACATTGTACCAACACAAGATGAAGTTGAGGCCCTTGATTTACCCGATATTCAAGACATACATACTCTTGAACCATCCACAACAGTTGTGCTGCCAAACAAAGTGCAAACAAGGGCTTCCACTTCAGGTTTTGAGGATTTCTCAACAAGCCCTCTTGGTCATTTATTGAGAAAATCATCACGTGTGTCTGGTACATCATCTCCACTATCACccaaaaggagaaagaaaattGATACACTTAAAACAAAGGTGTCAAAACCTAAATTGTCAAAGCAGTTAAGGCCACCATTAAACTAGTCATTCTCAATGCCGGATGAAGCACTTACCCCACCTTCTAATGTATCTTTTGCCCATGTCTCTTCACAAGTCCAAAAAGATAAGTCTGTATATCCCGATATTGAAGAACTGAAACAACATATGAAGGAATACATAAGTAatgatattaatttatatttttttgcttatgcatatataaaactgaatgttaatttttttttgaataggTTGACAGTAAATTTGAGTATCTTGTGAATTTGATAAAGGCAAACCACTCTGAGATGATGAATTCTAGGAATAGGGAGGACGACAAACAACCAAAGGTATTGTGTTGTATATCTGTTTTGTTTGTGTGTTTTAACTTTCATAGATCattttgttaaaaatttaattcatgaAGGATTTGGGCGGCAAGTCTACGCCGTGCATTGTTGAAGTTTCCGGTAAAGAAGGCAATGATGGACATCAAACAAGTACCTGCAAGTTTGATCAACAACCAACCTCACCGATACAGATGGATTTTTGCCATTAATGACCAAGACATTGGTGTATCTGATTTTGATGTTGAAGATCaggtttatttttactttattcatTGAGGATATCTAATTAAACAATTTATCAGTAAcatattttgtttgaaaaaaactTGTTTAAAAAATACAGACTGAAGATACATTGAAGAATCATCAAGAAATGAAGGAAGTTTCAGAACTTCAATCATCAAATGCAAATGTTCATCATACTGTAGAAACATCTAAGCATAAGAAGGTACTATTGTCATCGTAAATTGAATATTAGTATACATCAATTTTGTAGTGATACATCAAAATGTGCCATTATAACACATTGCAGTTTACTTGTGTGATTGTGATACAtccaatttttgtgtgtatgatactttacatttttaattatatgtgtATATGATACATTCCATTACAAGATACATACCAGTGTGATTATGATACATTGCAGTTTATTTGTGTGATTTGTTTACATCAAATTTTTGTGTGTATGATACTTTACATTTTTAATTATGTGTGTATATGATACATTCCATTGCAAGATACATATCAGTGTGtctaaataaaattgattgtcTACTATATGTAATCTGTCTTGATACATTAACAGTCCTTTATATATGATACATATGTTATTTAATGTATCATAAATTGTACAATATGTTGTTATTCAGGATGATCCAACAACACAAATACCTCAATAGTTCTTCAAAGGAACAATGAACGAAGATGCTTCATATAAAGTTCAACATAACACCAATCAGTTTGTGTCGGATACTGCTACATTAGATACATTAGTAATTTATGCTTTATGTATCATTTATATATCATATGGTTTATCAAATCTTATTTAATTATCAATTTGAATCATATAGGATTCTACAACATCTGGTACAATATCATCTGAAACTCGAGAAGTCATGCATACACTTATTGCTGATCTAGGAAGATTGCCTATTCATGTTAAACCAGTTAGTGTGGCAAATCCACGGGAGTTAACCAACAACCAAAGTTTGCTTTTGGACAGTCAATTACCTACTGATATTCCAATCACAGAGATTGTTGTCCGAAGCGATACAAATACTCCTCTTGCACGTATCAGGATGCCTTCAAAAATCTGTAAATCTCCTTATTTGACTTCATTTGGGTcaagtgaaaaaggaaaagaggtcATGGAGGATGTAATTCATCCAAATTTTCCATTTGAAGGTTGTGAGATCACAAATCGAGCCCCGTCATATTTGATTGATGAGTTTATTGAGTGGGTTACTACAGGTCTTCTCAAAACACATGCGAAAAAGTAAGTTTTATACTTTTTACTACATTTGttcaattttgaaattacaAATCTTGTTGCacttttaaataacatattttctttacactttataaaatagGAATAGAGGATAAGTACATAGCAAAAGCCTCTTCATTGGGGTTTGAAATGATGGATTAGGTTGTTGCATATCCGTCCAATAAAAATTGGTTCTATGCCATGTCTCAGCCCAAAAACTGCTGGACCGATCAGGTAAATATGACATGTGTATGTAAATTTCATGCTACATTAAACGAAAATGTATTATATATAGTTATCTTGATGATACATTCATTTAATAGGTgttatatacatattaattcagtatctaacattttattttcattatttttctatttaaatgTATAATTATGTTTATAATGTTTTGTGTAGCACATCGATGTTGTTTTTTACTACCTTcgtaaaaaatcaaaacttcgCAGCATGAATCAATACAGATACACAACAGTCAATTGTTTGTTCAGTTCACATATCAACAATACCCATGAAAGGTATTATAACAATGTGGTTGATGGTGATATTAGTATCCAAGAACACATTGATCGTGTTGTAGCTGTATATGTACATGAGAGGTCAATAACCAACGTCATGAAAGGATTCTCAATACCAGCTGCATTACCATGGTATCTTGTGGATGATGTTTACATTCTGGTTAATTGTGATGGAAAGTTCCATTGGGTGTTAGCTGTTGTTGAATTGAATCGGAGGTTGATACACGTGTATGACTCTTCTATAGGCACAAGGAAACAAGTACATTATGAGGAGATAAAAAAGTTGTCAAGGATGCTACCTTCTTACCTCCTTGACAGTGGTTTCTTTGAAAAAATTGAGCGGACAATCTGGCCAGAACCTGATGCATATAAGGATAAACAAACGGGTACACTTTTAAAGTCATATTCCTTTCAATATTGAATACGTTCAAGGCATCATGCAACAAGAAGATGATAGCATGTAAGTATTTAAATTCTTGACTACAATCATGtgtgtaagtttttttttacaaatttttattcTGCATTTTGTTGTAGGGACTGCGGGTTATATGTAGCTACATTTGCAGAGATTTTGAGTGACCAACTTGTTATACCACCTGATACTAATGGCCATCTAGCAAATTATCTTCGCAATAGATATGCAACATTGTTGTGGAGATACGGCAGCGACAAGTTCAATGGTGGATACATAAGTGAGAATGACGATCCACCAAAGCCTAAGGGTCAATTCACAACACCAACTGAACAAGATTTCGTTAACATAGATTAGTACTTAATAGGGATTGCATGAACAACttttaatgttgttttgttTTGAAGACAAAATCACTTTTTTATGTGTTTCTCTAAAAACTTAGTAcagtattttgttatttatttaaatcCTGTGTTTTCACTATATTGCTTTAGATACATTTGTTGCTTTATAACGTTAAGCCCCACAATCATCACTGTTTGACTTTAAGTAATCTGATAGTTTGCTtatgaaatgatatatatgaTACATAAGTCGTAATGtatattatgcatgaattttattcacATATACCAAGTACATTTATGTATAAGCCACTTGAATTATACGAATGTATATGATACATCATGTAAATCAACAAACATAACACAACAAACTATTAAATTGAACTGCAACACTGCTAAggtaaaatatatcaaaattataactGTATCAAATACAGTTTTAAGAGTTTTAATGTGTGCTTCATTAATAGTCTTCAGTGTATATGATACAACATaatgtggtgtatatgatacataTACTACACGTTTGCAAAAGTAAATTTTGGGACacttaattttgtttaaatcaTTATCATGGTATTGaatcaatattttattcatttacacaataattatttttcacagtttatacatttagtataagaataattttgtatttaataTAAGCTTGGCACACTGTTATGAACTAATGCATTTAGttgaacaacaaaataaattgtttgAACAATACACTTTATTTAATCCAAATACTAAAGtgaaaaatacatataattgaaatttattAACCACGAACACGAAtatcttattttaaaatattatttcaattcTCTTACGGGAAGAAAGTACAAGTCCTCCTGTTGTGACCTTCTTGTCGACATCGCCCACAAGAATTATTGTTCACTGTTATCTTCTCATCTGCGTTTTTCTTTCTTCGATTCCTTAGTCGTCCAGCCAACCTTTTGTACCTAGGTGGCAAGACAATTTCATCTAAAACATAGTCTGAAACGGTCCAATCCTCCTTATCTGACATTGGAACCATTGCAATCTCGTAGGTTTTTTCTAATGCATCAGGCTTGATTACTATCAGAGCAATATGGATGCATATCCGTAACATTCTCGTGCT belongs to Solanum stenotomum isolate F172 chromosome 1, ASM1918654v1, whole genome shotgun sequence and includes:
- the LOC125845722 gene encoding uncharacterized protein LOC125845722, with protein sequence MPDEALTPPSNVSFAHVSSQVQKDKSVYPDIEELKQHMKEYVDSKFEYLVNLIKANHSEMMNSRNREDDKQPKVLCCISDLGGKSTPCIVEVSGKEGNDGHQTSTCKFDQQPTSPIQMDFDVEDQTEDTLKNHQEMKEVSELQSSNANVHHTVETSKHKKDSTTSGTISSETREVMHTLIADLGRLPIHVKPVSVANPRELTNNQSLLLDSQLPTDIPITEIVVRSDTNTPLARIRMPSKICKSPYLTSFGSSEKGKEVMEDVIHPNFPFEGCEITNRAPSYLIDEFIEWVTTGLLKTHAKK